A portion of the Herpetosiphonaceae bacterium genome contains these proteins:
- a CDS encoding ECF transporter S component: protein MTDSRSRRHERRASQAITLMISLIGLTAFCYPFFFSALPRDTSASVRAGDAPVIFGILMPLLLLLILAELSSSRMNAKIVAALGVLTAINAILRLPTGLGDSPTFFFLPILLGYAYGGRFGFLHGALSLFVSALLTSGIGPWLPFQMLALGWLGLGASGLRALRLRPGSWIEVGALTLYGYGAGMFFGVLMNVYFWPFQAGDSGFSWQPGLSLAETLGRYWAFYVLSGSLAWDALRAVSTAGLIAVLGRPLLRELRRFHARFFWLAAEPPPTIHTVT from the coding sequence ATGACAGATTCGCGATCCCGCCGCCACGAGCGACGAGCCAGCCAGGCGATCACCCTGATGATCTCGCTGATCGGCCTGACGGCCTTCTGCTATCCCTTCTTTTTCTCGGCACTGCCCCGCGATACCAGCGCGAGCGTGCGCGCCGGAGACGCGCCCGTGATCTTTGGCATCCTCATGCCGCTCCTGCTGCTGCTGATCCTCGCCGAGCTGAGCAGCAGCCGCATGAATGCCAAGATCGTCGCGGCGCTGGGCGTGCTGACCGCGATCAACGCGATTCTGCGCCTGCCGACGGGACTGGGCGATAGCCCGACCTTTTTCTTTTTGCCGATCTTACTGGGCTATGCCTACGGCGGACGGTTTGGATTTTTGCATGGCGCGCTGAGCCTCTTCGTCTCGGCGCTGCTCACCTCTGGGATCGGGCCGTGGCTGCCGTTTCAGATGCTGGCGCTGGGCTGGCTGGGGCTGGGCGCGTCGGGGCTGCGCGCGCTGCGGCTGCGACCGGGAAGCTGGATCGAGGTGGGAGCGCTGACGCTGTACGGCTATGGCGCGGGCATGTTCTTCGGCGTGCTGATGAATGTCTATTTCTGGCCGTTCCAGGCGGGCGATAGCGGCTTCTCGTGGCAGCCCGGCCTATCGCTGGCGGAGACGCTGGGGCGCTACTGGGCCTTTTATGTGCTGTCGGGATCGCTGGCGTGGGATGCGCTCCGGGCTGTTTCGACCGCCGGATTGATCGCCGTGCTGGGCCGTCCGCTGCTCCGCGAGCTGCGCCGCTTTCACGCGCGCTTCTTCTGGCTGGCGGCAGAGCCACCGCCGACGATC
- a CDS encoding M23 family metallopeptidase yields MTTLHALRRTYALSFSELAVLTAVPVRRLAAFEYQGQSLSSAEQQRLAELFGIGVHALEGGLVSHTAASPTLTPAQARLLAALAATAALAWSLRMGQPNLFSGIGQQTFTSFTSAPQPVAAFFSSTPTPTTAPSATSTPTVTATSTPTATSTPTVTSTNTLTATSTPTAIPEPTTPTIPPTAVHAGAPGRCPLVPGQGQVIITQGYGVGTHAPAALWGAIDLAVSGGATQGTTVVATHSGYVQIALNTWPAGNYVSVASDTGWRTGYSHLQTVLVGSGDYVEAGTPIGTVGSTGYSTGPHLHYDTWLDGVNLDLSPVLFCQ; encoded by the coding sequence GTCCTGACAGCCGTTCCGGTTCGTCGCCTGGCGGCATTTGAATACCAGGGCCAGTCGCTCTCGTCTGCCGAGCAGCAGCGTCTGGCCGAGCTGTTCGGGATCGGCGTGCATGCGCTCGAAGGCGGGCTGGTATCTCACACCGCCGCCAGCCCGACGCTGACCCCGGCGCAGGCCCGGCTCCTTGCGGCGCTTGCCGCGACGGCGGCCTTGGCGTGGAGCCTGCGCATGGGACAGCCCAACCTGTTTAGCGGGATCGGTCAGCAGACGTTTACCTCGTTCACATCGGCGCCGCAGCCTGTCGCAGCCTTCTTCAGCAGTACGCCAACGCCGACGACCGCGCCGAGTGCCACCAGCACCCCGACCGTAACGGCAACGAGCACGCCCACCGCCACCAGCACCCCGACCGTAACGTCGACCAACACGCTCACCGCTACCAGCACCCCAACTGCCATCCCGGAGCCGACGACACCGACTATTCCCCCAACGGCGGTGCATGCTGGCGCGCCAGGCCGCTGCCCGCTTGTGCCGGGCCAGGGTCAGGTAATTATTACTCAGGGCTATGGCGTTGGGACGCACGCGCCCGCCGCGCTGTGGGGCGCGATCGATCTGGCGGTGAGCGGCGGCGCGACGCAGGGCACGACGGTGGTGGCAACTCACTCAGGCTATGTCCAGATCGCGCTGAACACGTGGCCCGCGGGCAACTATGTCTCGGTCGCGAGCGATACCGGCTGGCGCACCGGCTACTCCCACTTGCAGACCGTGCTGGTCGGCTCAGGCGACTACGTGGAGGCTGGCACGCCGATCGGCACCGTCGGCAGCACGGGCTACTCAACCGGCCCGCATCTGCACTACGATACCTGGCTCGACGGCGTTAACCTCGATCTCTCGCCGGTGCTCTTTTGCCAATAA